The following proteins come from a genomic window of Carassius gibelio isolate Cgi1373 ecotype wild population from Czech Republic chromosome B8, carGib1.2-hapl.c, whole genome shotgun sequence:
- the si:ch211-150o23.3 gene encoding deleted in malignant brain tumors 1 protein: MSRILLGLVMLGCTVAVEDVQAFDDPITRLVNEKAGERCSGRVEVRHGHQWGTVCQHGWDLEDAAVVCRELDCGAVLDIPGGARFGRAGGEVLWRNVKCSGDEFALDLCERTLNYDVCTHSEDAGVECTGKLLAPTLLIQSRFYTYSAGEAVHFKCTAPYWQSVIDFHLYKRGVDTPLVTQRADPRQMTVDLTLSDLEISHQGSYSCLYRIHTKLGNSPSGFSPHSNFINITVLEIHTPQIWYNTSPEARPGWVTRGHSFNVTCSTQPQYPGGSFQLRLIRPNGTVRHSLPALAPSVTFTFSSAQSNNEGYYCCLYKVQTGERTFISRESQPLPISIREVDPVMSPVFISLLVSSLTFVVATCAILIVAKVYCKRASKPTELERESRTCVDNTYIALTIK, translated from the exons ATGTCGAGGATTCTTCTGGGCCTGGTAATGCTTG GATGCACTGTTGCTGTTGAAGATGTTCAAGCCTTTG ACGACCCGATCACCAGACTTGTGAATGAAAAAGCAGGTGAGCGGTGCTCGGGTAGAGTGGAGGTGCGTCACGGGCATCAGTGGGGCACCGTGTGCCAGCATGGTTGGGATCTGGAGGATGCCGCAGTGGTTTGTAGAGAGCTCGACTGTGGCGCCGTGTTGGACATTCCAGGTGGCGCTCGTTTCGGACGGGCCGGTGGAGAAGTGCTGTGGAGGAATGTGAAATGCTCGGGTGACGAGTTTGCCCTGGATCTGTGTGAACGCACCCTCAATTATGATGTGTGTACGCACAGTGAGGATGCTGGAGTGGAGTGCACGG GAAAACTTCTAGCACCCACCTTGTTAATTCAGTCTCGCTTCTACACCTATTCGGCCGGAGAGGCTGTTCACTTTAAATGCACTGCCCCTTACTGGCAGTCCGTCATTGACTTTCATCTGTACAAAAGAGGTGTGGACACTCCTCTAGTGACCCAGAGAGCCGATCCCAGACAAATGACGGTGGATCTGACTCTGTCAGACTTAGAAATCTCCCATCAGGGCAGCTACAGCTGTCTCTACAGGATACACACCAAACTGGGAAACTCTCCCTCGGGATTCTCTCCACACAGCAACTTCATTAACATCACAGTCT TGGAGATTCACACTCCTCAAATCTGGTACAACACGTCTCCTGAGGCCCGGCCGGGTTGGGTCACCCGGGGCCACAGTTTTAACGTCACTTGCTCCACACAGCCTCAGTATCCAGGAGGATCCTTTCAGCTGCGGCTCATCAGGCCCAACGGGACCGTCCGGCACTCTCTGCCAGCCCTCGCTCCCTCCGTCACCTTTACCTTCTCCAGTGCCCAGTCTAATAATGAGGGCTACTACTGCTGTCTCTACAAGGTCCAGACTGGAGAGCGCACATTTATCTCGAGGGAGAGTCAGCCTTTACCCATCTCTATTCGAG AAGTAGATCCGGTGATGAGCCCGGTGTTCATCAGTTTGCTGGTGTCCAGTTTGACGTTTGTGGTGGCCACATGTGCCATTCTGATTGTTGCCAAAGTGTACTGCAAGAGAGCGAGCAAACCCACTGAACTGGAGCGAGAGAGCAGGACCT GTGTTGACAACACATACATTGCCTTGACAATCAAGTAA
- the LOC127963742 gene encoding alpha-N-acetylgalactosaminide alpha-2,6-sialyltransferase 5 isoform X2, which yields MKTRTRHGIILIGLVSVLTSLLFLYNSSFTDTPEDQLQSDGHQVDILQQQTSHLEGYSSIADHKPLRMHCKSCALVTSSGHMTGSGRGAEIDRKECVIRMNDAPTRGYQRDVGQRTSLRVVAHSSMQRVLRNRHELLNSSQNTFFIFWGPGNYMRQDGKGLVYNNLRLLKQMMPKLQVYVISRLKMLHFDELFKKETGKDRKRSNSWLSTGWFTMAIAVEICDRIDVYGMIPPEFCKSPNLKPSVPYHYYEPAGPDECKMYLSHEQGRHGSHHRFITEKRVFANWARMFNIHFYQPDWGPAPVTKNSTDS from the exons ATGAAGACGCGAACG cGTCATGGGATCATATTGATTGGTCTTGTAAGCGTTCTTACAAGCTTATTGTTCCTGTACAACAGCAGTTTTACTGACACACCAGAAGATCAGCTGCAGTCAGATGGACATCAGGTGGACATTCTACAACAGCAAACATCCCACTTAGAAGGATACAGCAGCATCGCTGATCATAAG CCTCTTAGGATGCATTGCAAAAGCTGTGCCTTAGTGACCAGCTCTGGTCACATGACCGGAAGTGGTCGAGGTGCAGAGATTGACCGCAAGGAGTGCGTCATCCGTATGAATGATGCCCCAACACGAGGCTACCAGAGGGACGTGGGCCAGCGAACGAGTCTGCGTGTGGTCGCACACTCCAGCATGCAACGTGTGCTACGAAACCGACACGAGCTACTCAACTCCAGCCAGAACACCTTCTTTATCTTCTGGGGGCCTGGAAACTACATGCGACAAGACGGTAAAGGCCTTGTCTACAACAACCTGCGTCTGCTGAAGCAGATGATGCCGAAACTACAGGTGTACGTCATCTCGAGGTTAAAGATGCTGCATTTTGATGAGCTCTTTAAGAAGGAAACAGGGAAAGATAG AAAAAGGTCTAACTCATGGCTCAGCACGGGTTGGTTCACCATGGCAATCGCTGTGGAGATTTGTGACCGAATCGACGTCTATGGCATGATTCCACCTGAGTTCTGCAA GTCGCCTAACCTCAAGCCATCAGTGCCGTATCACTACTACGAGCCAGCGGGGCCAGATGAGTGTAAAATGTATCTCTCGCACGAGCAGGGCCGGCACGGCAGCCACCATCGTTTCATCACTGAGAAACGTGTCTTTGCCAACTGGGCACGTATGTTCAACATACACTTCTATCAACCAGACTGGGGACCGGCACCTGTTACAAAAAATAGCACAGACTCCTGA